A section of the Drosophila sechellia strain sech25 chromosome 3L, ASM438219v1, whole genome shotgun sequence genome encodes:
- the LOC6605835 gene encoding uncharacterized protein LOC6605835 isoform X4, which translates to MGCVFEAAKEQPHKPRSRQLRRNQCRGKAEKAAAGTRGKVAVRGNNDKPAEDIKIKDNYQQNHKTQTETQTEVAAAAVAIAADAGAETETETEAGAQREAATGPEHLKAAAQVLLTIRQARQENNKHSSSQVAETHKDEGEDALARQGSIVDTAAGRIGIDIAATTIQIAERHEDGQHWQQHNVRRRRRHPDPAADPASISKLSAISLHFHALAALAKTLQKHEDLSPVQDRQPLAYRAWQEHPYAETQLPATMSAAIIANVGATAAATSAAAFQYLGQHYKHYSQSISFYAASSVLLMLCYLTTASTAAATQSETGALDKHPIHGIDWSKFDESSSDKEILDLLLEKKRYDKRLLPPVNDEDFCCGLQSPDMATNQNARRPHNRGTLTVNVNVLLLSLASPDESSLKYEVEFLLNQQWNDPRLQYGNKSHYDFLNALHHHDSIWTPDTYFIMHGDFKDPIIPMHFALRIFRNGTITYAMRRHLILSCQGSLHIFPFDDPKCSFSMESISYEEAQIKYVWKNDEDTLRKSPSLTTLNAYLIKNQTTACDQNSWRGNYSCLQVELTFTRDRAYYFTTVFIPGIILVTSSFITFWLEWNAVPARVMIGVTTMLNFFTTSNGFRSTLPVVSNLTAMNVWDGVCMCFIYASLLEFVCVNYVGRKRPLHNVVYRPGENPVTQASAAATPAMSMMGGATPMSSGTPAASSSVATPGTPRTTDPEEFFGGGMRWQEAHGGIIGAAVQNLRARSIKRKAARSPSTSISPHPSGRPTEHIYEEPGGSTSGVTNTKVKFKDELKEEQTEEPESNTKLRRSVATSTPALVVRIEAETDPEAEAKPIQDMEMTERQLSLPLKPPRRKASRSNSPASVYGDAFENVEATGEKRQNAGAPNEIVACTTCGGSNSPCTHSANNGCATETCFVQVRKKEPPHPIRVAKTIDVIARITFPTAYAIFLIFFFVHYKGFS; encoded by the exons ATGGGCTGCGTCTTTGAAGCGGCCAAAGAGCAGCCCCACAAACCTAGAAGCAGGCAACTAAGGCGCAACCAATGCcgtggaaaagcggaaaaggcAGCAGCGGGGACCAGAGGCAAGGTCGCTGTCAGAGGAAACAACGACAAGCCAGCTGAGGACATCAAAATCAAGGATAACTATCAACAAAACCATAAAACGCAAACCGAAACACAAACagaagtagcagcagcagcagtagcaatAGCAGCAGACGCAGGAGCTGAAACAGAAACTGAAACAGAGGCTGGGGCCCAAAGAGAGGCAGCAACCGGGCCCGAACATCTGAAAGCGGCGGCTCAAGTGCTTTTAACGATACGGCAGGCACGTCAGGAGAACAACAAGCACAGTAGTAGTCAAGTGGCTGAAACGCACAAGGACGAAGGCGAGGACGCGTTGGCGCGGCAAGGATCCATTGTCGATACGGCGGCGGGCAGAATCGGAATCGATATTGCGGCAACAACGATTCAAATCGCCGAGCGGCATGAGGATGGGCAGCATTGGCAGCAACACAATGTCCGCCGGCGGAGGCGCCACCCAGATCCTGCAGCGGATCCTGCGAGCATCTCCAAACTTTCGGCAATATCCCTGCATTTTCACGCCCTCGCCGCCCTAGCGAAAACGCTCCAAAAGCACGAGGACCTGAGTCCTGTCCAGGATCGCCAGCCCCTAGCGTACCGGGCGTGGCAAGAACATCCGTATGCCGAGACCCAACTGCCCGCCACCATGTCAGCGGCCATCATTGCGAATGTCGGCGCCACGGCAGCGGCCACCTCGGCAGCCGCCTTCCAGTATCTCGGCCAGCACTACAAGCACTACAGCCAGTCGATCAGCTTCTACGCGGCCTCCAGTGTGCTCCTGATGCTTTGCTATCTGACCACCGCGTCCACGGCAGCTGCCACGCAGTCGGAGACGGGTGCCCTCGACAAGCATCCCAT TCATGGCATCGATTGGTCGAA ATTTGATGAGTCCAGTTCGGATAAGGAAATATTAGATTTACTGCTTGAGAAGAAGCGCTACGATAAACGATTACTGCCGCCTGTAAATG ATGAAGACTTTTGCTGTGGCTTGCAATCGCCCGATATGGCAACAAATCAAAATGCACGGAGACCACACAATCGCG GCACTCTGACGGTGAACGTGAACGTGCTGCTCCTGAGCTTAGCATCGCCCGATGAAAGCAGTTTG AAATACGAGGTTGAATTTCTGCTGAACCAGCAATGGAACGATCCGCGACTGCAATATGGCAATAAGTCTCATTATGACTTCTTAAATGCTCTACATCATCATGATAGCATCTGGACGCCGGATACGTATTTCATTATGCATGGCGATTTCAAGGATCCCATCATACCAATGCATTTCGCTTTAAGAATATTTCGGAACGGGACCATTACGTACGCAATGAG ACGTCACCTGATCTTATCCTGCCAGGGAAGTCTTCACATATTTCCATTCGATGACCCCAAGTGTTCCTTCTCCATGGAGAGCA TTTCCTACGAGGAGGCCCAAATCAAGTACGTCTGGAAAAACGATGAGGACACTCTGCGGAAGAGTCCTTCGCTGACCACATTGAACGCGTACTTAATTAAGAATCAAACGACGGCCTGCGATCAGAACAGCTGGCGAG GTAATTACAGTTGCCTACAGGTCGAGTTGACATTTACCCGTGATCGTGCGTATTATTTTACAACCGTTTTCATACCTGGCATTATATTGGTCACCTCGTCGTTTATCACATTTTGGCTGGAATGGAATGCAGTCCCAGCCCGGGTTATGATCG GCGTGACAACAATGCTGAATTTCTTCACTACCTCGAACGGTTTCCGGAGCACTCTGCCGGTTGTTTCTAATCTGACGGCGATGAACGTGTGGGACGGCGTTTGCATGTGCTTCATCTACGCATCCTTGCTGGAATTCGTCTGCGTCAATTATGTGGGGCGGAAGCGACCCCTGCACAACGTCGTCTATCGGCCCGGCGAGAATCCCGTAACACag GCAAGCGCCGCTGCCACGCCGGCCATGTCGATGATGGGCGGTGCCACGCCCATGTCCAGTGGCACCCCGGCCGCCTCCTCCTCGGTGGCCACGCCCGGCACCCCAAGGACCACCGATCCGGAGGAGTTCTTCGGCGGCGGCATGCGTTGGCAGGAGGCCCATGGCGGAATCATTGGAGCTGCTGTCCAGAATTTGCGGGCACGTTCGATAAAACGGAAAGCGGCCAGAAGTCCATCCACTTCCATATCGCCCCATCCCAGTGGCCGACCCACTGAGCATATCTACGAAGAGCCCGGTGGATCCACATCCGGTGTCACAAATACCAAAGTGAAGTTCAAGGACGAGCTGAAGGAGGAGCAAACGGAGGAGCCAGAGTCCAATACCAAACTACGCCGATCCGTGGCCACCAGCACACCGGCTTTGGTTGTTAGGATCGAGGCTGAGACCGATCCGGAGGCGGAAGCCAAGCCCATCCAGGATATGGAAATGACAGAACGTCAGTTGTCCTTGCCGTTGAAACCGCCGCGTCGCAAGGCATCACGCTCCAATTCACCAGCCTCGGTTTACGGCGATGCATTCGAGAATGTGGAAGCTACA